GACGCCGGCGGGCATGCACCCGAACACTCATACTATTCCCCCGCTTCCGGCGGAATTATACCAAAAGATTTCCGCTGTTTTCGACGCGGTCTATAATCCCGAGGACACGATGTTCTTGCAAACGGCCCGGCGCGCCGGAGCCGTTGCCATAGGCGGCATGGACATGCTGGTGTGGCAGGCCGCCGCCGCGCAGCGCATTTGGTACGGCGCGGATTTCGACCCGCAGCGCGTGGCGCAGATCAGCCGCAGTGCGATTTTGGAAATGAACCGCATCTTCGGCGGTGCAAAGGAGTGACGCGGATGTGCGGCAACATTGTACTCTGCGGCTTTATGGGCTGCGGCAAAACAACGGTCGGGCAGGTGCTGGCGCAGAAAAGCGGCCGCAGCTTTCTCGATTTGGATCAATACATTGAGCAGCAACAGGGGAAAACCGTTTCTCAGATTTTCGCCGACGACGGGGAAGCGACCTTCCGCCGGCTGGAAAACGAAGCAGCACGCGAACTTTCGAGGAAGGATAACCTGGTGATCGCCACCGGCGGCGGCACGGTACTCAAGGAAGAAAACGCAGCCCTGCTGCGCGAAACCGGAGTGATCGTGCTGCTGAACGCTTCGCTCGAAACGCTGGAGCGCCGCCTCGACGGCGTAAGCAACCGCCCACTTTTGCAGCGGGATGACCGGCAGGAGTTTCTGCGTGATCTGTATGCCCGTCGAATCCCGCTGTACCGCGCCGCGGCGCAGCTTTGCGTGGAAGCCGACGGCGACCCGGAAACAGTTTCAGAACATATTTTACAAAAAACTGAACTTTTTTTCAGCAAAAACTCTTGACAAACTTTTTGAGATTGTTTATCATGAACGCAAGTCGAAAAGGAAAACCGGAGGAATTATTCTCATGGACGTTATTCGTAACAGTGTGCGATTTACAAGCTTTGGCTATCCCCGCTATTATTTTGCGTGGGATTTTTTCGCGTGCTCCGAATACTGCCGTGACTGTTTCCGTCGGTCTGAATTTACTTCTTGCACAGGGCGTACTGAACGCCGTTAACTTTTGCAGGGTAATATTAGAAGGGACGAAGCTGCCTGGCAGCCTCGTCCCTATTTTTTTACCCAAATTCAATACAGGAGGGTACTATTATGATCATCGTATTAAAACCGGAATGCACAAACGATCAGCTGGAACAATTCATTGAGAGGCTTACCAGCCATTACGACCTTCAGGTGAACACCTGGGTAGGCACCCAAAGAACCGTTCTCGGCCTGATCGGCGACACTTCCGTCGTAGATATGGACTATATTGCCGCGCAGGATCTGGTGGAAAGCGTAAAACGAGTGCAGGAACCATACAAGAAGGCAAACCGCAAGTTCCATCCGGATAATACGGTCATTACCCTCCCCGGCGGGCAGAAAATCGGCGACGGCTCGCTGACTTTGATGGCAGGCCCGTGCTCGGTAGAGGGAGAAGAGCAAATCTGCGGCATTGCACAGCGCGTTCAGGCCGCAGGCGCAAAGTTCCTGCGCGGCGGCGCGTTCAAGCCCCGCACCTCTCCCTACTCCTTCCAGGGCATGAAGGCCGAGGGCCTCGAGCTACTCAGCGAAGCGAAGAAAAAAACCGGCCTGCCAATCGTCACCGAAATCATGCGCGTTTCGCATCTCGAGCTGTTTGAGGACGTGGACATCATTCAGGTCGGCGCTCGCAACATGCAGAACTTCGAGCTGCTGAAGGAACTCGGCAAGATCAACAAGCCCATCCTGTTAAAGCGCGGCCTCTCCAGCACGATTGAAGAGCTGCTGATGAGCGCAGAATACATCATGGCGGGCGGCAACGAACAGGTGATCCTCTGCGAGCGCGGCATCCGCACCTTTGAGCCCTACACCCGCAACACGCTCGATATTTCTGCCGTGCCGGTGCTCAAGAAGCTCTCTCACCTGCCGGTAATCGTAGACCCCAGCCACGCGGGCGGAATCTCCTGGCTGGTAGAGCCTCTGGCTATGGCCGCTGTGGCCGCCGGAGCCGACGGCCTGATGATCGAGGTGCATAACGACCCGCCGCATGCGCTTTCCGACGGTGCGCAGTCTTTAACCCCCGACCAGTTCGACAAGGTTGCCTCTCGCGTATTCGAGGTGGGCAAGGTATTTGGCAAAACCCGATAATGCGGCAACCGGCCGCACCGGCCGAACGATTTGGCAAGGAGAGTGCTGGACTTTGCAACAAATACAACGCACCGGCCGACGCACGCCGGAAGAACGGAATCCCGACGAGCTGAACATCGTCATTGTGGGGCTGGGGCTGATTGGCGGTTCCCTCGCGAAAGCCCTTTCGCACAATCCCCGCCACCGGGTAATGGGGATTGACCGCAGCCCGGCTGTCATTCGGCAGGCATTGGAATGCGGCGCCATTTCCGCCGAGGCGGACGATACCGCGCTTCATTGCGCTGATGTGATCCTTCTGTGCTGCTACCCCCAGGCCTGTATTGATTTTGTCAAAGAGCAGGGGCCGCTACTCAGCGGCGCACTGGTCAGTGACACCTGTGGAGTCAAGGGTGCCATTTGCCCCGAGCTGACCGCTTTATCCCGAACCTTCGGCTTTACTTTTGTCGGCGGCCACCCCATGGCCGGCAAGGAGCAGAATGGCTTTGCGGCAAGCGAGGCCGGGCTGTTTTCAGGGGCCAGCTACCTGC
Above is a window of Faecalispora anaeroviscerum DNA encoding:
- a CDS encoding prephenate dehydrogenase; amino-acid sequence: MQQIQRTGRRTPEERNPDELNIVIVGLGLIGGSLAKALSHNPRHRVMGIDRSPAVIRQALECGAISAEADDTALHCADVILLCCYPQACIDFVKEQGPLLSGALVSDTCGVKGAICPELTALSRTFGFTFVGGHPMAGKEQNGFAASEAGLFSGASYLLIPCGAPPGAVALMERLARSVGAARTIVTTPEHHDEMIAFTSQIPHALACAYVMSPLCPGHPGYSAGSYRDVSRVARINETLWSELFLENREPLTREIDTLLGHLTEIRNAVAQNDREALCELLRRGREMKERLGE
- the aroF gene encoding 3-deoxy-7-phosphoheptulonate synthase, yielding MIIVLKPECTNDQLEQFIERLTSHYDLQVNTWVGTQRTVLGLIGDTSVVDMDYIAAQDLVESVKRVQEPYKKANRKFHPDNTVITLPGGQKIGDGSLTLMAGPCSVEGEEQICGIAQRVQAAGAKFLRGGAFKPRTSPYSFQGMKAEGLELLSEAKKKTGLPIVTEIMRVSHLELFEDVDIIQVGARNMQNFELLKELGKINKPILLKRGLSSTIEELLMSAEYIMAGGNEQVILCERGIRTFEPYTRNTLDISAVPVLKKLSHLPVIVDPSHAGGISWLVEPLAMAAVAAGADGLMIEVHNDPPHALSDGAQSLTPDQFDKVASRVFEVGKVFGKTR
- a CDS encoding shikimate kinase, which translates into the protein MCGNIVLCGFMGCGKTTVGQVLAQKSGRSFLDLDQYIEQQQGKTVSQIFADDGEATFRRLENEAARELSRKDNLVIATGGGTVLKEENAALLRETGVIVLLNASLETLERRLDGVSNRPLLQRDDRQEFLRDLYARRIPLYRAAAQLCVEADGDPETVSEHILQKTELFFSKNS